The following are encoded together in the Theileria orientalis strain Shintoku DNA, chromosome 1, complete genome genome:
- a CDS encoding cytokine induced apoptosis inhibitor 1, with protein MKNTTLVVSSTRQLGLENLQNFYKSSNSESSFSSSLAKSTFFAPLVAAVSRNLFLNGSTPEFDHLTLDQVKNAGLPSEKYATVLVVADSLSEFYGERGLSNLTLFHNSLVPDGKFVLSIPPNSDKENDVKKELMYSGLVDVNSLVYSGATFISGVRPNWKAKSTKKTVSSIDAAPIDGYVSKAPDYESCNTKPRACANCTCGRAEMEKLEASKLVSDVDAPTSSCGNCYLGDAFRCESCPYKGLPAFKPGEKMF; from the exons ATGAAAAATACAACCTTAGTGGTTTCTTCAACAAGGCAGCTCGGCCTTGAGAATTTACagaatttttataaatcgTCGAACTCTGAGTCTTCTTTCAGCTCATCTTTAGCTAAATCGACCTTTTTTGCACCTTTGGTGGCTGCGGTTTCTAgaaacttatttttaaatggaTCTACTCCCGAATTTGATCATTTGACTTTGGATCAAGTTAAAAACGCTGGTCTTCCTTCTGAAAAGTATGCGACTGTGCTCGTCGTGGCTGACTCTTTATCCGAGTTCTACGGAGAGAGGGGTTTATCGAATTTAACTTTGTTTCACAATTCACTCGTGCCGGATGGGAAGTTCGTTTTGTCCATTCCCCCAAATTCGGACAAG GAAAATGATGTTAAAAAGGAGCTTATGTATAGTGGCCTCGTGGATGTCAACTCACTCGTATATTCCGGCGCCACCTTTATATCAGGAGTTAGGCCCAATTGGAAGGCCAAGTCTACGAAGAAGACTGTATCGTCAATAGACGCCGCACCCATTGATGGGTACGTTTCCAAGGCTCCCGACTATGAGTCTTGCAACACGAAGCCAAGGGCCTGCGCGAACTGCACTTGCGGAAGAGCCGAGATGGAGAAGCTTGAAGCTTCTAAGCTGGTATCGGACGTCGACGCTCCAACTTCATCTTGCGGCAACTGCTACTTGGGTGACGCCTTCAGGTGCGAGTCCTGCCCTTACAAGGGCCTTCCGGCCTTCAAACCGGGGGAAAAG atgttttaa
- a CDS encoding histone acetyltransferase gcn5-related: MKTKLNHQNFGTDESHSSAGPSTPQSTSDARGVPRAPAGPTPDLSSKNESITSYVREIVNLYVLDCKRRPDPFQPTLEPKGASRAAETNSHCILNGNDVSKIFTSSFERVPESRRKDLLEIRSILSKSGPEDLESLVATLCAIISYQQLLTPSARQKFTNDHLQEWLKSQDADAFAGKDYEKTYTSWKNYLRKHMPTGVKLCDYFSADFLRSVLVLNADRIRQELEKTAFKLHPDLFISLLCKQCGFTDEQAVTVGTMSSAKGYQIQSLLPSETGLGFLHRDAGGAKEEDLGIITFECITNDREPGHMIKLITVKNIFSRQLPKMPREYIVRLVFDRNHYTFCLLKKGEVIGGICFRPYFEQRFAEIAFLAVKSTEQIKGYGTRIMNHLKEHVKKSNIEYFLTYADNFAIGYFRKQGFSLKITMPRERWFGYIKDYDGGTLMECYISPNINYLRLSDMLSQQKAIVVKCIEAIKPLKVYNGMDVFAKDPNATLNPAEIPGLVEAGWTSQPAPSKSDPASAEPDGQKKSLKAAILDLLNTLNKQQSVWPFRKPVKQSEAPDYYEIITHPTDISTMKRKAKLGEYKTKEQFGEELKRMFDNCRLYNTSHTIYYKYANELQAFIWPQYENIQE; this comes from the coding sequence atgaaaactaaattaaatcaCCAGAATTTTGGAACTGATGAGTCCCATTCATCAGCCGGGCCGTCCACGCCACAATCAACGTCCGACGCCAGGGGCGTACCCAGGGCTCCGGCCGGCCCAACTCCAGATCTGAGCTCTAAAAACGAGTCGATAACATCATATGTGCGCGAAATAGTAAACCTGTACGTTTTGGACTGCAAGAGGCGTCCCGACCCCTTCCAGCCCACGCTAGAGCCCAAAGGGGCCTCCAGAGCCGCGGAAACAAATTCTCactgtattttaaacggAAATGACGTTTCCAAAATATTCACGTCCTCGTTCGAGCGAGTTCCGGAGTCGAGAAGAAAGGATCTGCTCGAGATCAGATCCATCCTGAGCAAGTCAGGCCcggaggacctggagtcGCTCGTAGCCACGCTGTGCGCAATAATAAGCtaccagcagctgctgacgcCGTCAGCCAGACAGAAATTCACCAACGACCACCTCCAGGAGTGGCTTAAGTCGCAGGACGCGGACGCGTTCGCCGGAAAGGACTACGAAAAGACGTACACGAGCTGGAAAAACTACCTCAGGAAGCACATGCCGACGGGAGTGAAGCTGTGCGACTACTTTTCGGCCGATTTCCTCAGGTCGGTGCTGGTGCTAAACGCGGATCGCATAAGgcaggagctggagaagaCGGCGTTCAAGCTGCACCCGGACCTGTTCATATCCCTTCTCTGTAAGCAGTGCGGGTTCACGGACGAGCAGGCGGTGACGGTGGGCACGATGAGCAGCGCGAAGGGTTACCAAATCCAGTCGCTCCTGCCCTCGGAGACCGGCCTCGGCTTCCTCCACAGGGACGCGGGGGGCGCTAAGGAGGAGGACTTGGGGATCATCACCTTCGAGTGCATAACCAACGACCGCGAGCCAGGCCACATGATAAAGCTGATCACTGTCAAGAACATATTCTCGAGGCAGCTGCCCAAGATGCCCCGGGAGTACATCGTGCGCCTCGTCTTCGACAGGAACCACTACACCTTCTGCCTCCTGAAGAAGGGCGAGGTGATCGGCGGCATCTGCTTCAGGCCCTACTTCGAGCAGCGGTTCGCGGAGATCGCCTTTCTGGCCGTGAAATCGACGGAGCAGATCAAGGGCTACGGCACGAGGATCATGAACCACCTGAAGGAGCacgtgaagaagagcaACATCGAGTACTTTCTGACCTACGCGGACAACTTCGCGATCGGCTACTTCAGGAAGCAGGGCTTCTCGCTCAAGATCACGATGCCGCGCGAGCGCTGGTTCGGCTACATCAAGGACTACGACGGCGGCACGCTCATGGAGTGCTACATATCGCCAAACATTAACTACTTGAGGCTCAGCGACATGCTCAGCCAGCAGAAGGCGATCGTCGTGAAGTGCATAGAGGCGATAAAGCCGCTGAAGGTCTACAACGGCATGGACGTCTTCGCCAAGGACCCGAACGCGACTCTGAACCCGGCCGAAATCCCGGGCCTGGTTGAGGCCGGCTGGACTAGTCAGCCCGCGCCCAGCAAGTCCGACCCTGCCTCTGCTGAGCCTGACGGCCAGAAGAAGTCTTTGAAGGCTGCCATTCTGGACCTTCTGAACACGCTCAACAAGCAGCAGAGCGTCTGGCCCTTCCGGAAGCCCGTGAAGCAGAGCGAGGCTCCCGACTACTACGAGATCATAACGCACCCTACCGACATTTCCACGATGAAGCGTAAGGCTAAGTTGGGCGAGTACAAGACCAAGGAGCAGTTTGGCGAGGAGTTAAAGCGGATGTTTGACAACTGCAGGCTCTACAACACTTCCCACACCATTTACTACAAGTACGCGAACGAGCTCCAGGCGTTTATATGGCCCCAGTACGAAAACATACAAGAATGA